One stretch of Manis pentadactyla isolate mManPen7 chromosome 10, mManPen7.hap1, whole genome shotgun sequence DNA includes these proteins:
- the LOC118925932 gene encoding ubiquitin carboxyl-terminal hydrolase isozyme L5-like, whose amino-acid sequence MLLNCTHQDVHLGETLSEFKEFSQSFDAAMKGLALSNSDVIRQVHNSFTRQQMFEFDAKTSAKEEDAFHFVSYVPVNGRLYELDGLSEGPIDLGARNQDDWISAVRPVIEKRIQKYSEGEIRFNLTAIVSDRKMIYEQKIAELQRQLAEEPMDTDQGNMLSAIQSEVAKNQMFIEEEVQKLKRYKIENIRRKHNYLPFIMELLKTLAEHQQLISLVEKAKEKQNAKKAQETK is encoded by the coding sequence ATGTTATTGAACTGTACCCATCAAGATGTCCATTTGGGAGAGACATTATCAGAGTTTAAAGAATTTTCACAAAGTTTTGATGCAGCTATGAAAGGTTTGGCACTGAGCAATTCAGATGTAATTCGACAAGTGCACAACAGTTTTACCAGACAGCAAATGTTTGAATTTGATGCAAAGACATCAGCAAAAGAAGAAGATGCTTTTCACTTTGTCAGTTATGTTCCTGTTAATGGGAGACTGTATGAATTAGATGGATTAAGCGAAGGACCGATTGATTTAGGTGCACGCAATCAAGATGACTGGATCAGTGCAGTAAGGCCAGTCATAGAGAAAAGGATACAAAAATACAGTGAAGGTGAAATTCGATTTAACTTAACGGCCATTGTGTCTGACAGAAAAATGATATATGAACAGAAAATAGCAGAGTTACAAAGACAACTTGCTGAGGAACCCATGGATACAGATCAAGGTAATATGTTAAGTGCTATTCAGTCTGAGGTTGCCAAAAATCAGATGTTTATTGAAGAAGAAGTACAGAAACTAAAAAGATATAAGATTGAAAATATCAGAAGGAAGCATAATTATCTGCCTTTCATCATGGAATTGTTAAAGACTCTAGCAGAACATCAGCAATTAATATCACTAgtagaaaaggcaaaagaaaaacagaatgcaAAGAAAGCACAGGAAACCAAATGA